The proteins below come from a single Aegilops tauschii subsp. strangulata cultivar AL8/78 chromosome 6, Aet v6.0, whole genome shotgun sequence genomic window:
- the LOC109752753 gene encoding F-box/kelch-repeat protein SKIP30, which yields MVECTMVSTLLDGLPNEVALQCLARVPFVSHPILQLVCRSWRASVRNGELLNVRNQIGATEELLCVLAFEPENIWQLYDPRRDKWITLPVMPSQIRNIARFGVASVAGKLYVIGGGSDRVDPLTGDHDTIFASNEVWSYDPLHRLWAQRAPMLVARAMFACCALDGKIIVAGGFTNCRKSISEAEIYDPEADTWESLPDLRQAHPSACSGLVIKDKMHVLHKGISTVQILEDGGNYWAVEDYSWLQGPMAMVGGELYVLSNSCIRKQHGENFPDKMVPCASGFQSRIGFGMIGLGDSICLFGGVIGPGPRNQCIKPLSDVDILNVASERPTWRQGSPMTRCRGSIAGCALLKI from the coding sequence ATGGTTGAGTGCACAATGGTATCGACCTTACTTGACGGTCTTCCTAATGAAGTGGCTCTCCAGTGCCTTGCACGTGTCCCGTTTGTATCTCATCCTATTCTTCAGCTGGTTTGCCGCTCTTGGAGAGCATCTGTTCGCAATGGGGAGCTTCTCAATGTTCGGAATCAGATTGGTGCGACAGAAGAACTGCTATGTGTGTTAGCATTTGAACCTGAAAACATTTGGCAACTTTATGATCCTCGTCGAGACAAGTGGATAACTCTCCCTGTCATGCCATCTCAGATTAGGAACATTGCCCGTTTTGGAGTTGCCTCTGTTGCTGGAAAACTCTATGTAATTGGTGGTGGCAGTGATAGAGTTGACCCCCTTACTGGAGACCATGACACAATCTTTGCGAGCAACGAGGTCTGGTCTTATGATCCTCTCCACCGCTTGTGGGCCCAGAGGGCTCCAATGCTTGTAGCTCGagctatgtttgcttgttgtgcATTGGATGGGAAGATAATTGTTGCTGGGGGATTTACAAACTGCCGCAAATCGATATCGGAGGCTGAGATTTACGATCCTGAAGCTGACACATGGGAGTCCCTCCCTGATCTCCGTCAGGCACACCCCTCTGCATGCTCTGGTCTTGTCATCAAGGATAAGATGCACGTATTGCATAAAGGGATATCAACAGTCCAGATTCTCGAAGATGGCGGTAATTATTGGGCTGTTGAGGACTACTCTTGGCTGCAAGGCCCAATGGCAATGGTTGGTGGAGAGTTGTATGTGCTGAGCAATAGCTGCATTAGGAAGCAGCATGGTGAGAATTTCCCTGATAAGATGGTTCCTTGTGCATCAGGATTCCAAAGCAGGATTGGCTTTGGCATGATTGGCTTAGGGGACAGCATATGTTTGTTTGGTGGAGTGATTGGGCCTGGGCCAAGAAATCAGTGCATTAAGCCATTGTCTGATGTTGATATCTTGAATGTCGCAAGCGAGAGGCCAACCTGGCGACAAGGATCGCCGATGACGCGTTGCCGAGGGAGTATCGCAGGCTGTGCTCTGCTGAAGATATAG